A single genomic interval of Oncorhynchus tshawytscha isolate Ot180627B linkage group LG15, Otsh_v2.0, whole genome shotgun sequence harbors:
- the men1 gene encoding menin isoform X2, which produces MGLHSAQKKHFPLKGIDGVVALFDAELRKPEPDLALLSLVLGFVEHFLAVNRVIPINVPGVRFEPLEPDCPNSCFPTVELGMLSALRERFTAQIRGAVDLSQYRRPAGGSSRELVKKVSDVIWNSLSRSYFKDRAHIQSLFSLITGTKLDSSGVAFAVVAACQVLGLRDVHLALSEDHAWVIFGKNGEETAEVTWHGKGNEDRRGQTVAAGVGERSWLYLKGSYMKCNRNMEVAFMVCAINPSLDLHTDSSEMLQLQQRLLWLLYERGDLERYPMAMGTLADLEDQEPLPGKENPYTIHLQAVNSAKKYYNNEHIYPFMYLAGYHYRHREVREALGAWAEAAQVMQDYNYFREDEEIYKEFFDIANDVIPTLLKETAAAAESGGEGGEKDQPIQAAALSALQDPECFAHLLRFYDGICKWEEGSPTPVLHVGWATYLVQSLSRFDAQIRQKVSIITKEPEPQDDDDQSSEDPREGRRRGPRRESKLEDQASPPTQSTPTTPVPPPTQPAQAKKVGGEGGTRRRSSGLRSGDPEGKAKSPSPVPSPAQQLPSPSMGPLVAFQSKKMKGMKELLSAAKINSSAIKLQLTAQSQVQMKRQKSTQSGDYTMSFMKRQRKSL; this is translated from the exons ATGGGACTACACTCAGCCCAGAAGAAACACTTTCCCCTAAAGGGGATCGATGGTGTGGTTGCGTTGTTCGATGCGGAGCTCCGTAAACCCGAACCGGACCTGGCCCTTCTCTCATTGGTCCTGGGCTTCGTTGAACACTTCCTGGCTGTGAACCGGGTCATACCAATAAACGTCCCGGGGGTGCGCTTCGAGCCACTGGAGCCAGACTGTCCAAACTCCTGCTTCCCTACAGTGGAGTTAGGGATGCTGTCTGCCCTACGTGAGCGTTTTACTGCCCAAATCCGGGGAGCAGTGGACCTGTCTCAGTACCGCAGGCCTGCTGGTGGATCCAGCAGGGAACTGGTGAAGAAGGTGTCTGACGTCATCTGGAACAGCCTGAGCCGCTCCTACTTTAAGGACCGCGCCCACATCCAATCCCTCTTCAGTCTCATCACAG GCACAAAGCTGGACAGCTCGGGGGTGGCATTTGCAGTGGTGGCAGCGTGCCAGGTTCTGGGGCTGCGGGACGTTCACCTCGCCCTGTCCGAGGACCATGCCTGGGTCATCTTTGGCAAGAACGGAGAGGAGACCGCTGAGGTCACCTGGCACGGCAAGGGCAACGAGGACCGGAGGGGGCAGACAGTTGCCGCCGGTGTCGGCGAGAGG AGCTGGTTGTACCTGAAGGGCTCCTATATGAAGTGTAACAGGAACATGGAGGTGGCCTTCATGGTGTGTGCCATCAACCCTTCACTGGACCTGCACACTGACAGCTCTGAGATGCTACAGCTTCAACAG AGGCTTCTATGGCTGCTCTATGAGCGAGGAGACCTGGAAAG ATACCCCATGGCCATGGGCACCCTGGCTGACCTGGAGGACCAGGAGCCCCTCCCTGGCAAAGAGAACCCCTACACCATCCACCTTCAA GCTGTGAACTCTGCTAAGAAGTACTACAACAACGAACACATCTACCCTTTCATGTACCTGGCTGGCTACCACTACAGACACAGGGAGGTCCGGGAGGCACTGGGGGCCTGGGCCGAGGCTGCACAGGTCATGCAGGA CTACAACTACTTCCGCGAGGACGAAGAGATCTACAAGGAATTTTTCGACATCGCCAACGACGTCATCCCCACCCTGCTGAAGGAGACTGCTGCAGCTGCTGAGagcggaggggagggaggagaaaag gACCAGCCCATACAGGCCGCCGCCCTCTCGGCCCTCCAGGACCCAGAATGCTTTGCCCACCTGTTGCGGTTTTATGACGGTATCTGTAAGTGGGAGGAGGGAAGCCCCACCCCCGTCCTTCACGTGGGCTGGGCCACCTACCTGGTCCAGTCCCTCAGTCGTTTTGACGCACAG ATTCGTCAGAAAGTGTCTATCATCACCAAAGAGCCGGAGCCCCAGGACGACGACGACCAATCCAGCGAGGACCCCCGCGAGGGGCGAAGACGTGGGCCGAGACGTGAGTCCAAACTGGAAGACCAAGCTTCCCCTCCTACACaatccacccccaccacccctgtcCCACCACCAACCCAGCCCGCCCAGGCCAAGAAAGTAGGTGGGGAGGGTGGGACGCGGCGTCGCTCCTCAGGACTCCGCAGTGGAGACCCAGAAGGCAAGGCCAAGTCCCCCAGCCCGGTGCCCTCTCCTGCCCAACAGCTGCCTTCCCCCAGCATGGGTCCCCTGGTGGCCTTCCAGAGCAAGAAGATGAAAGGCATGAAGGAGCTGCTGTCGGCAGCCAAGATCAACTCCAGTGCCATCAAGCTCCAGCTCACCGCCCAGTCACAGGTTCAAATGAAGAGGCAGAAGAGCACGCAGTCGGGAGACTACACCATGTCGTTCATGAAGCGCCAGCGCAAATCTCTGTAG
- the men1 gene encoding menin isoform X1 produces MGLHSAQKKHFPLKGIDGVVALFDAELRKPEPDLALLSLVLGFVEHFLAVNRVIPINVPGVRFEPLEPDCPNSCFPTVELGMLSALRERFTAQIRGAVDLSQYRRPAGGSSRELVKKVSDVIWNSLSRSYFKDRAHIQSLFSLITGTKLDSSGVAFAVVAACQVLGLRDVHLALSEDHAWVIFGKNGEETAEVTWHGKGNEDRRGQTVAAGVGERVSKSWLYLKGSYMKCNRNMEVAFMVCAINPSLDLHTDSSEMLQLQQRLLWLLYERGDLERYPMAMGTLADLEDQEPLPGKENPYTIHLQAVNSAKKYYNNEHIYPFMYLAGYHYRHREVREALGAWAEAAQVMQDYNYFREDEEIYKEFFDIANDVIPTLLKETAAAAESGGEGGEKDQPIQAAALSALQDPECFAHLLRFYDGICKWEEGSPTPVLHVGWATYLVQSLSRFDAQIRQKVSIITKEPEPQDDDDQSSEDPREGRRRGPRRESKLEDQASPPTQSTPTTPVPPPTQPAQAKKVGGEGGTRRRSSGLRSGDPEGKAKSPSPVPSPAQQLPSPSMGPLVAFQSKKMKGMKELLSAAKINSSAIKLQLTAQSQVQMKRQKSTQSGDYTMSFMKRQRKSL; encoded by the exons ATGGGACTACACTCAGCCCAGAAGAAACACTTTCCCCTAAAGGGGATCGATGGTGTGGTTGCGTTGTTCGATGCGGAGCTCCGTAAACCCGAACCGGACCTGGCCCTTCTCTCATTGGTCCTGGGCTTCGTTGAACACTTCCTGGCTGTGAACCGGGTCATACCAATAAACGTCCCGGGGGTGCGCTTCGAGCCACTGGAGCCAGACTGTCCAAACTCCTGCTTCCCTACAGTGGAGTTAGGGATGCTGTCTGCCCTACGTGAGCGTTTTACTGCCCAAATCCGGGGAGCAGTGGACCTGTCTCAGTACCGCAGGCCTGCTGGTGGATCCAGCAGGGAACTGGTGAAGAAGGTGTCTGACGTCATCTGGAACAGCCTGAGCCGCTCCTACTTTAAGGACCGCGCCCACATCCAATCCCTCTTCAGTCTCATCACAG GCACAAAGCTGGACAGCTCGGGGGTGGCATTTGCAGTGGTGGCAGCGTGCCAGGTTCTGGGGCTGCGGGACGTTCACCTCGCCCTGTCCGAGGACCATGCCTGGGTCATCTTTGGCAAGAACGGAGAGGAGACCGCTGAGGTCACCTGGCACGGCAAGGGCAACGAGGACCGGAGGGGGCAGACAGTTGCCGCCGGTGTCGGCGAGAGGGTAAGTAAG AGCTGGTTGTACCTGAAGGGCTCCTATATGAAGTGTAACAGGAACATGGAGGTGGCCTTCATGGTGTGTGCCATCAACCCTTCACTGGACCTGCACACTGACAGCTCTGAGATGCTACAGCTTCAACAG AGGCTTCTATGGCTGCTCTATGAGCGAGGAGACCTGGAAAG ATACCCCATGGCCATGGGCACCCTGGCTGACCTGGAGGACCAGGAGCCCCTCCCTGGCAAAGAGAACCCCTACACCATCCACCTTCAA GCTGTGAACTCTGCTAAGAAGTACTACAACAACGAACACATCTACCCTTTCATGTACCTGGCTGGCTACCACTACAGACACAGGGAGGTCCGGGAGGCACTGGGGGCCTGGGCCGAGGCTGCACAGGTCATGCAGGA CTACAACTACTTCCGCGAGGACGAAGAGATCTACAAGGAATTTTTCGACATCGCCAACGACGTCATCCCCACCCTGCTGAAGGAGACTGCTGCAGCTGCTGAGagcggaggggagggaggagaaaag gACCAGCCCATACAGGCCGCCGCCCTCTCGGCCCTCCAGGACCCAGAATGCTTTGCCCACCTGTTGCGGTTTTATGACGGTATCTGTAAGTGGGAGGAGGGAAGCCCCACCCCCGTCCTTCACGTGGGCTGGGCCACCTACCTGGTCCAGTCCCTCAGTCGTTTTGACGCACAG ATTCGTCAGAAAGTGTCTATCATCACCAAAGAGCCGGAGCCCCAGGACGACGACGACCAATCCAGCGAGGACCCCCGCGAGGGGCGAAGACGTGGGCCGAGACGTGAGTCCAAACTGGAAGACCAAGCTTCCCCTCCTACACaatccacccccaccacccctgtcCCACCACCAACCCAGCCCGCCCAGGCCAAGAAAGTAGGTGGGGAGGGTGGGACGCGGCGTCGCTCCTCAGGACTCCGCAGTGGAGACCCAGAAGGCAAGGCCAAGTCCCCCAGCCCGGTGCCCTCTCCTGCCCAACAGCTGCCTTCCCCCAGCATGGGTCCCCTGGTGGCCTTCCAGAGCAAGAAGATGAAAGGCATGAAGGAGCTGCTGTCGGCAGCCAAGATCAACTCCAGTGCCATCAAGCTCCAGCTCACCGCCCAGTCACAGGTTCAAATGAAGAGGCAGAAGAGCACGCAGTCGGGAGACTACACCATGTCGTTCATGAAGCGCCAGCGCAAATCTCTGTAG